A portion of the Paenibacillus hamazuiensis genome contains these proteins:
- a CDS encoding Crp/Fnr family transcriptional regulator, with translation MTPAKSQMNGILEFISKESFELLRSIMYTKDVQKGKYLFWEGDPADKLFFIHSGRVRILKSSDSGRDLTMYIHQNGDLFGQVDPFQDSVHAFSAEVTEDAQIGVIQRKDLEVLLWQHGDLAIEFMKWMGLMHRITQTKFRDLMMYGKTGALCSLLVRLCNSYGVPRGPHIYVDLKLNNTEMADMIGATRESVNRMLSDLRKEDVVEYEDGHILIKDLAYLRDVCRCENCPKEICRM, from the coding sequence ATGACGCCTGCGAAAAGTCAAATGAACGGCATTCTTGAATTTATTTCGAAGGAGAGCTTCGAACTGCTCAGAAGCATTATGTATACAAAGGACGTGCAAAAAGGGAAATATTTGTTCTGGGAAGGGGATCCTGCCGATAAGCTGTTTTTTATCCACTCGGGGAGAGTCCGCATTTTGAAAAGCTCGGACAGCGGGCGGGACTTGACGATGTATATTCACCAAAACGGCGACCTGTTCGGACAGGTGGATCCGTTTCAGGATTCGGTGCACGCCTTCAGTGCGGAAGTGACGGAGGATGCGCAGATCGGCGTCATTCAGCGGAAGGACCTGGAGGTGCTCCTTTGGCAGCATGGGGATCTGGCTATCGAGTTCATGAAATGGATGGGGCTCATGCACCGGATAACGCAGACGAAATTCCGGGACTTGATGATGTACGGAAAGACGGGAGCGCTTTGTTCGCTTCTGGTCAGACTTTGCAATTCGTACGGAGTGCCGCGCGGCCCGCATATTTATGTGGATTTGAAGCTTAACAATACGGAAATGGCCGATATGATAGGGGCGACAAGAGAAAGCGTCAACCGGATGTTGAGCGACCTGAGAAAAGAAGATGTCGTGGAGTATGAAGACGGGCATATTCTTATAAAAGATTTGGCCTACCTGCGGGACGTTTGCCGGTGCGAAAACTGCCCGAAAGAAATATGCCGGATGTAA
- a CDS encoding GAF domain-containing protein: MGVLGLQIIQELERLSHLTSSDLAALSFNTAREPQIRWRYVYGNRSERYKQMVLKPGVGPAGITLRTGQSVIGDVHGKTGFDCPFMLSEQLKCAAARPIRRADQIIGVLLFGRRSLLPYQDSDLASLDEELGRLNAKLNDLTGMA; this comes from the coding sequence ATGGGAGTGTTGGGGCTTCAAATCATACAGGAACTGGAGCGGCTGTCTCACTTGACATCAAGCGACTTGGCCGCTCTTTCGTTCAACACCGCCCGTGAGCCTCAAATCCGCTGGCGGTACGTCTATGGGAACCGGAGCGAAAGATATAAACAGATGGTTCTGAAGCCGGGCGTAGGCCCCGCCGGAATTACTTTGCGAACCGGGCAATCCGTGATCGGGGACGTACACGGCAAGACCGGTTTCGATTGTCCGTTTATGTTGTCCGAGCAGCTTAAGTGCGCCGCTGCGCGGCCGATAAGGAGAGCTGATCAGATCATCGGCGTTTTGCTGTTCGGCCGGCGTTCCCTGCTGCCTTATCAGGATTCCGATCTGGCTTCCTTGGACGAGGAACTGGGTCGTTTGAATGCTAAGTTAAACGATCTGACAGGAATGGCGTAA
- a CDS encoding iron-containing alcohol dehydrogenase: protein MNSFTFKNPTKLIFGKGSLDQLSAEAAGLGKKLLLVYGGGSIKRNGLYDSVLNHLRSSGADVFELAGVEPNPRLSTVKRGIELCREHDIEGLVAVGGGSVIDCTKAIAVGARYDGDVWDIITRRVAASAALPFGTVLTLAATGSEMNSGSVITNWETQEKIGWGSPYTYPQFSILDPEFTYSVPKDQTIYGICDIMSHVFEHYFNHTPNIPVQDGMCETILRTVITAAPKLLNDLQSYEHRETILYCGTMALNGMINMGVRGDWATHNIEHAVSAVYDIPHGGGLAILFPNWMKHVLDENVLRFKQMAVNVFGINPDGQDDRTVALQGIEALRSFWTSIGAPSRLADYGIDDAKLELMADKASAGGPFGNFKKLSREDVLDIYRASL from the coding sequence ATGAACTCCTTTACGTTCAAAAACCCGACCAAATTGATTTTCGGCAAAGGTTCGCTGGATCAGCTTTCCGCCGAAGCAGCCGGCCTTGGCAAAAAGCTGCTTCTCGTTTACGGGGGAGGCAGCATCAAAAGGAACGGCCTTTACGACAGCGTGCTGAATCATTTGCGAAGCAGCGGAGCGGACGTTTTCGAGCTGGCCGGCGTTGAGCCGAATCCGCGTCTGAGCACGGTAAAGCGAGGAATCGAGCTTTGCCGGGAACATGACATCGAGGGACTGGTGGCGGTCGGCGGGGGCAGCGTCATCGACTGCACGAAGGCAATTGCTGTCGGAGCTCGTTATGACGGGGACGTTTGGGACATCATTACGCGTCGCGTCGCTGCTTCGGCAGCTTTGCCGTTCGGTACCGTGCTCACTTTGGCCGCGACCGGATCGGAGATGAACAGCGGTTCGGTCATTACGAATTGGGAAACGCAGGAAAAGATTGGCTGGGGCAGTCCTTACACGTACCCGCAATTCTCCATTCTCGATCCCGAATTTACGTATTCGGTCCCGAAAGACCAGACCATTTACGGCATTTGCGATATCATGTCCCACGTGTTTGAGCATTATTTCAATCATACGCCCAATATTCCGGTCCAGGACGGCATGTGTGAAACGATACTTCGCACGGTCATAACTGCAGCGCCTAAACTGCTGAACGACTTGCAAAGCTATGAGCACCGCGAAACGATTTTGTACTGCGGCACGATGGCGCTGAACGGCATGATTAACATGGGCGTGCGCGGCGACTGGGCGACGCACAATATCGAGCATGCGGTCAGCGCCGTGTATGATATCCCGCATGGGGGCGGGCTCGCGATTTTGTTTCCGAACTGGATGAAACATGTGCTGGACGAAAATGTGCTGCGCTTTAAGCAGATGGCCGTGAACGTGTTCGGCATCAACCCGGATGGCCAAGACGACCGGACGGTCGCTTTGCAAGGGATAGAAGCGCTTCGCAGCTTCTGGACCTCAATCGGCGCTCCGTCGCGCCTGGCCGACTACGGCATCGACGATGCCAAGCTGGAGCTGATGGCGGACAAAGCGTCGGCGGGCGGACCGTTCGGCAATTTCAAAAAGCTAAGCCGCGAAGACGTACTTGATATTTACCGCGCCTCACTGTAA
- the aac(2')-IIb gene encoding kasugamycin N-acetyltransferase AAC(2')-IIb — protein MSLNNTPRDLSALELMELHIEAMFTHDTNARLRTINEPWPGEAPAPRFFLGRTIDGAVCSRFRYDVPDRLIAQLETLCADEPIARDFRTKPKHFEAYMSLLQGERFTMGPCFLVPSETAPIMQVVGITRENMTDLLGDGFEWLASEIDYAQPCTALVCENRAVSICRSVRITSGAHEAGLETLPEFRGKGYAGEVVAGWAAEVRKSGAIPLYSTSWDNTASQAVARKSSLFYYGVNFTVI, from the coding sequence ATGAGTTTGAATAACACGCCGCGGGATTTATCCGCTCTCGAGCTGATGGAGCTGCATATCGAAGCGATGTTTACACACGATACGAATGCAAGGCTTCGCACGATAAACGAACCTTGGCCGGGAGAAGCGCCTGCCCCTCGTTTTTTCTTGGGAAGAACTATAGATGGAGCGGTTTGTAGCCGTTTCCGGTATGATGTTCCGGATCGCCTTATTGCGCAATTGGAGACGTTGTGCGCCGACGAACCGATCGCCCGGGATTTCCGTACGAAACCGAAACATTTTGAAGCATACATGAGTCTATTACAAGGGGAGCGGTTTACGATGGGACCTTGCTTTCTCGTACCGAGCGAAACCGCGCCGATCATGCAGGTCGTCGGCATCACGCGGGAAAATATGACGGATCTATTAGGCGATGGATTCGAATGGCTGGCATCGGAAATAGACTACGCTCAGCCTTGCACCGCGTTAGTGTGCGAAAATCGGGCGGTCTCGATCTGCCGCAGCGTTCGCATCACCTCCGGGGCGCATGAAGCCGGTCTTGAGACCTTGCCGGAGTTTCGCGGAAAAGGTTATGCCGGTGAGGTTGTGGCCGGATGGGCAGCGGAGGTACGGAAATCGGGAGCCATTCCGCTTTACAGCACCTCGTGGGATAATACCGCATCTCAAGCCGTCGCCAGAAAATCGTCTTTATTTTATTACGGAGTCAATTTCACGGTCATTTGA
- the hcp gene encoding hydroxylamine reductase: MFCYQCEQTPRGGCRVVGVCGKDETIASLQDTIVFALKGIAAYATHARQLGYSDPEVDRITHEALYMTLTNSNFNLQEHIDMAMKVGSAAVRIMDVLDRAHTSHFGVPRPVTVSQNKIEGHSIVVTGHNLYALEQLLQQTEGKGINVYTHSEMLPAHGYPELKKYSHLKGNIGKAWYDQRKLFEWFPGAILATTNCVMPIKGAYADRFFSYDVAGLEGVTKMIGEDFAPLIEKALSLPAVRIESGQVLTTGYHHETVIGLAPEIIQAVKDGKIRRFFVIAGCDAPGKEGDYYRELATSLPNDTVILTTSCGKFRFNDVDYGTVGDTGIPRYIDLGQCNNSGSTVKIALALADAFGCGVNDLPVSIVLSWFEQKAVAILLGLFSLGIKDIRIGPKAPEFITPGVLKVLTEMFGLKLIGEAQQDMADMLGLSH; the protein is encoded by the coding sequence ATGTTTTGTTATCAATGCGAGCAAACGCCTCGCGGAGGCTGCAGAGTGGTCGGAGTATGCGGCAAGGACGAAACTATCGCAAGCTTGCAGGATACGATCGTTTTTGCATTAAAAGGAATCGCAGCTTATGCCACCCACGCCAGACAGCTCGGCTATTCCGATCCGGAGGTCGACCGCATCACGCACGAGGCGCTGTATATGACACTGACCAATTCGAATTTTAACCTGCAGGAGCATATCGACATGGCGATGAAGGTCGGTTCCGCAGCGGTGCGAATTATGGACGTGCTTGACCGGGCGCATACGTCGCATTTTGGCGTACCCCGGCCCGTCACCGTGTCTCAAAACAAAATCGAAGGTCATTCCATCGTTGTCACGGGACATAATTTATACGCGCTGGAGCAGCTTTTGCAGCAAACCGAAGGCAAAGGAATCAACGTGTACACCCACTCCGAAATGCTGCCCGCCCACGGGTACCCGGAGCTGAAGAAATACTCCCATCTTAAAGGAAACATCGGCAAGGCATGGTACGATCAACGAAAATTGTTCGAGTGGTTTCCGGGTGCCATCCTCGCGACGACCAACTGCGTCATGCCGATTAAAGGGGCTTATGCCGACCGCTTTTTTTCCTATGATGTGGCCGGGCTTGAAGGTGTCACCAAAATGATTGGCGAAGATTTCGCCCCATTAATCGAAAAGGCTTTATCTTTGCCAGCCGTGCGGATCGAATCCGGGCAGGTTCTCACTACCGGCTATCACCACGAAACCGTAATCGGACTCGCTCCGGAAATCATTCAGGCGGTGAAAGACGGCAAAATCCGCCGCTTCTTCGTGATCGCCGGTTGCGATGCGCCGGGGAAAGAAGGCGATTATTACCGTGAACTCGCTACCTCGCTGCCGAACGATACGGTTATCCTGACCACGTCCTGCGGCAAGTTCCGGTTCAATGACGTCGATTACGGTACGGTCGGCGATACCGGCATTCCGCGTTACATCGATCTCGGGCAGTGCAACAACTCCGGCTCGACCGTCAAAATCGCTCTAGCCCTGGCGGACGCCTTCGGATGCGGCGTGAACGACCTGCCGGTCAGCATCGTGCTTTCGTGGTTCGAGCAAAAAGCGGTTGCCATCCTGCTCGGCTTGTTCAGTCTTGGAATAAAGGACATCCGCATCGGGCCTAAGGCACCGGAATTTATTACCCCTGGTGTGCTGAAAGTCCTGACCGAAATGTTCGGGCTCAAGCTCATTGGCGAAGCACAGCAGGATATGGCGGACATGCTCGGCCTATCTCACTAA
- a CDS encoding MATE family efflux transporter, which yields MKAQAKARPVLTEGPIGKTLFLFSLPILLGNVLQSLNGSINSIWVGKFLGETALAATSNANIILFFLLSLIFGISMAAVILVGQNLGAQKVGEAKRVVGTSTVFFTLTSIIVGVAGIVFTPHILDLLNTPPDAKAMAVSYTQFIFAGIPFMFGFNLVMAVLRGSGDAKTPFYFLLLSTILDVVLNPLLIVGIGPFPKLDISGSAIATFIAQLISFALLLIYLYAKKYFLRITRADIHLLRLDWPLIGLLIRKGLPMGLNIVVISLSNLVLINIVNAFGSEATAAFGVANQISSYVQMPAMAIGGAVTSMASQNIGAGKWDRVRRITWTGVAFNIGLTGLIVVVIHLFNREALGLFLPLQGKAIDLGMHINNITLWSFIIFGIFNVVAGVVRSAGAVVVPLVVSFIALLLVRIPLASYYGHQYGFDMIWWSFPISFAIAAVLNILYYRFGNWRSARLMEAASRP from the coding sequence ATGAAAGCGCAAGCGAAGGCAAGGCCCGTTTTGACGGAAGGACCTATCGGCAAGACGCTGTTTTTATTTTCGCTGCCGATACTGCTAGGCAACGTACTTCAATCGCTCAACGGTTCGATCAATTCCATCTGGGTCGGCAAATTTCTGGGCGAGACAGCGCTTGCCGCCACATCGAACGCAAATATCATCTTGTTTTTTCTGCTTAGTCTCATCTTCGGCATATCTATGGCCGCCGTCATTTTGGTCGGACAAAATCTCGGCGCGCAAAAAGTGGGAGAAGCCAAACGCGTGGTCGGGACCAGCACCGTGTTTTTCACATTGACGTCGATCATCGTCGGTGTAGCCGGCATTGTGTTTACCCCGCACATATTGGACCTGCTGAACACGCCGCCGGATGCGAAAGCAATGGCCGTCAGCTATACGCAGTTCATTTTTGCCGGCATCCCGTTTATGTTCGGTTTCAATCTGGTTATGGCGGTGCTCCGCGGTTCGGGCGACGCCAAAACGCCGTTTTATTTTCTGCTCCTGTCGACGATTTTGGATGTGGTGCTGAACCCGCTGCTGATTGTCGGGATCGGCCCGTTTCCAAAGCTCGATATCAGCGGTTCGGCCATCGCCACGTTTATCGCTCAGTTGATCAGCTTTGCACTGCTGCTTATTTATTTGTATGCGAAAAAATATTTTCTCCGCATCACAAGGGCAGACATCCATCTGCTGCGGCTGGATTGGCCGCTCATCGGGCTTTTGATCCGCAAGGGGCTGCCGATGGGTTTGAACATCGTCGTCATATCTCTCAGCAATTTGGTGCTGATCAACATCGTCAATGCTTTCGGCTCCGAAGCGACGGCGGCTTTCGGCGTGGCCAACCAAATTTCCAGCTACGTGCAGATGCCGGCGATGGCGATCGGAGGAGCGGTAACATCGATGGCTTCGCAAAATATCGGGGCGGGCAAATGGGATCGGGTTCGCCGGATTACATGGACCGGCGTCGCTTTTAACATCGGTCTGACGGGGCTCATCGTCGTCGTGATCCACCTGTTTAACCGCGAAGCGCTCGGCTTGTTTTTGCCCCTGCAGGGCAAAGCCATCGATCTGGGCATGCACATCAACAATATTACGTTGTGGTCGTTTATCATCTTCGGCATCTTCAACGTCGTCGCCGGCGTCGTCCGTTCGGCAGGGGCTGTGGTCGTTCCGCTTGTCGTTTCGTTTATTGCGCTGCTGCTGGTGCGGATTCCTCTGGCATCGTATTACGGTCATCAATACGGCTTCGATATGATCTGGTGGAGCTTTCCGATCAGCTTCGCAATCGCGGCGGTGCTGAACATATTGTATTACCGTTTCGGCAACTGGCGCAGCGCCCGTCTGATGGAGGCGGCAAGCCGCCCGTAA
- the mobA gene encoding molybdenum cofactor guanylyltransferase produces the protein MLSGVILAGGPNRRMGGENKAFLLVDNKTIVERQIREMKKGCSEIIIVTNDPAPFMKTVDRSIRIITDYIPGKGPLSGMHAGLTLAKNRNVWVVGCDMPFISIQAAMLLLEKKEEGVEAVIPFVNHISYPFHGVFDKSCVLHILALLDQGEQELSRLLKTIVWRELSEAEFHRCGIDCRFVKSIDTRHDYDELAAWFESVKNRYLRMEM, from the coding sequence ATGCTGTCAGGAGTAATTCTCGCCGGAGGACCTAACCGTCGGATGGGCGGAGAAAACAAAGCTTTTCTCCTGGTGGATAATAAGACGATTGTCGAACGGCAAATTCGGGAGATGAAAAAAGGCTGCAGCGAGATCATCATCGTAACCAACGATCCTGCACCTTTCATGAAAACCGTGGATCGGAGCATCCGGATTATTACGGATTACATCCCCGGCAAAGGGCCGCTCAGCGGGATGCATGCCGGGCTGACCCTCGCCAAAAACCGGAATGTGTGGGTGGTCGGCTGCGATATGCCGTTCATTTCCATACAGGCCGCCATGCTGCTGCTTGAAAAGAAGGAGGAGGGGGTCGAAGCGGTCATCCCGTTTGTGAATCATATTTCATACCCGTTTCATGGCGTATTCGATAAAAGCTGCGTTCTGCATATCCTGGCTTTGCTGGATCAAGGGGAGCAGGAGCTGAGTCGTTTGCTGAAAACAATCGTCTGGCGCGAGCTCAGCGAGGCAGAATTTCATCGGTGCGGCATCGACTGCCGTTTTGTGAAGTCGATCGATACCCGGCACGATTACGACGAGCTTGCAGCCTGGTTCGAGTCCGTGAAAAATCGGTATTTGCGAATGGAAATGTAA
- a CDS encoding response regulator, producing the protein MVKILLVDDHAVVRSGLKMLLGSKEQLEVVGEAADGNEAIQAALILRPDVVLMDLNMPHGKDGLTATAEIKKLLPDTAVLILTMHDDAEYLFRAIHAGASGYVLKSAPHEELLTAIDTVAAGDAYLYPTATKRLMGEYVDMLNRGDTAGTYDLLSDREKEIVALIAKGYSNKEIAEQLVISVKTVETHKSNVMEKLGLKTRPELVKYAAKKGLLNFE; encoded by the coding sequence ATGGTCAAAATTTTGCTGGTTGACGATCACGCCGTAGTCCGTTCGGGGCTCAAAATGCTGCTGGGCAGCAAGGAACAGCTTGAGGTCGTCGGGGAAGCCGCCGACGGAAACGAAGCGATTCAAGCGGCGCTTATTTTGCGTCCCGATGTCGTATTGATGGATTTAAACATGCCCCACGGGAAAGATGGCCTAACCGCAACCGCCGAAATCAAGAAACTTCTCCCGGATACGGCTGTTCTTATCCTCACGATGCATGACGACGCCGAATATTTATTCCGCGCCATCCATGCGGGGGCCTCCGGTTATGTTTTGAAAAGCGCGCCTCATGAGGAGCTCCTGACCGCAATTGACACGGTTGCCGCAGGGGATGCATACCTTTACCCCACCGCGACCAAGCGGCTTATGGGCGAGTATGTGGACATGCTAAACCGCGGCGATACGGCGGGGACTTATGACTTGCTGTCCGATCGGGAGAAGGAAATAGTCGCTCTGATCGCCAAAGGATACAGCAATAAGGAAATTGCGGAGCAGCTGGTCATCAGCGTGAAAACCGTGGAAACGCATAAAAGCAACGTCATGGAAAAGCTCGGGCTCAAAACGAGGCCCGAGCTGGTCAAATACGCCGCCAAGAAGGGGTTGCTGAATTTTGAATAA
- a CDS encoding S-layer homology domain-containing protein has product MKKSISLIAAAAVALSMTANAVMAGPAKTAADYKDLTNLDAGLKDKVDTLLSQGIFEGVSDDSFGITQNMTRAQFAKVAALIFGLKVDNTLQTSSFSDVKADDAANGWAIPYIEAAKAAGLIDGVTDTTFAPGEHVTVGQLDTVLVKGLGKAVNTSVQPWYADAVKQAADLGIHPVDKSGGDAASRADLVIGAYGAWQASHGPKNTGKVSVSSVQASGDHVVKVTLDQPVDTVKATLTLSKDGTVIPVDVAWSGDAKSAELTLKNDAALSIGYYTVTLGGLDSSAIRSATGSLTIGTTSNSGNIQYLTASSYVIGNVIDSGITGSATGANGYATREEAENPALSKLATEVVIKAKTSSGEEIVLPGLVQSATSTNPTIVKAAVSEDHKAYILGVKEGTATINIIYAAGDDKRKQVSIPVTVKNERVMVQTLEARDLSFNQYVTTVTGNVYAGAFNAFEKMDLKAVDNYGNEYEQDEIQSYNFALGLMFLPEDIIGDTGSEPVGTVTIDTDGTVRVVGNVTRFTLTATTPEGKRVSSDVYVYKKQKIDEEE; this is encoded by the coding sequence ATGAAAAAAAGCATAAGCCTGATTGCCGCGGCTGCCGTAGCTTTATCCATGACCGCAAACGCCGTCATGGCCGGGCCGGCAAAAACAGCGGCCGATTACAAGGACTTGACGAATCTGGACGCAGGCCTTAAAGACAAGGTGGATACGCTGCTGTCCCAGGGCATCTTCGAAGGGGTATCCGACGATAGCTTCGGCATAACGCAAAACATGACAAGAGCCCAGTTTGCAAAGGTCGCTGCGCTTATCTTCGGCCTCAAAGTCGACAATACGCTTCAAACCTCCAGCTTCTCCGACGTTAAGGCTGACGATGCCGCAAACGGCTGGGCCATACCGTATATCGAGGCGGCCAAAGCTGCCGGACTCATCGACGGAGTAACCGATACCACATTCGCTCCGGGCGAGCATGTGACCGTAGGACAGCTGGACACCGTTTTGGTCAAGGGACTCGGTAAAGCGGTTAATACTTCGGTACAGCCATGGTATGCGGATGCGGTGAAACAGGCGGCCGATCTCGGCATCCATCCCGTTGATAAAAGCGGCGGCGACGCAGCGAGCCGGGCGGACCTGGTCATAGGAGCCTATGGAGCATGGCAGGCTTCTCACGGACCAAAGAACACGGGCAAGGTTTCCGTTTCCTCCGTTCAGGCGTCCGGCGATCATGTCGTCAAGGTGACGCTTGACCAGCCGGTGGATACGGTTAAGGCAACCTTAACGCTCAGCAAAGACGGAACGGTGATCCCTGTGGATGTGGCCTGGTCCGGCGACGCAAAATCCGCTGAGTTGACACTAAAGAACGACGCTGCGCTCAGCATCGGTTATTACACGGTAACATTGGGCGGGTTGGACAGCTCGGCGATCCGATCCGCGACCGGCTCGCTCACGATCGGCACGACCAGCAATTCAGGCAATATCCAATATTTAACGGCGTCCTCTTACGTAATAGGCAACGTAATTGACAGCGGGATCACGGGATCGGCTACAGGGGCAAACGGGTATGCGACCAGAGAAGAAGCGGAAAATCCGGCGCTCAGCAAATTGGCCACGGAAGTAGTCATTAAAGCCAAAACGTCTTCGGGCGAGGAGATAGTGCTGCCCGGCCTTGTCCAGTCCGCCACTTCGACGAATCCGACGATCGTCAAGGCGGCTGTATCCGAGGACCACAAGGCCTATATCCTCGGCGTCAAGGAAGGTACGGCGACGATTAATATCATCTATGCCGCCGGTGACGACAAACGAAAGCAGGTTTCGATTCCGGTTACCGTGAAAAATGAAAGGGTGATGGTGCAAACGCTTGAGGCCAGAGACCTTTCCTTTAATCAGTACGTAACCACGGTAACCGGTAATGTGTATGCCGGCGCCTTCAATGCTTTTGAAAAGATGGACCTCAAGGCGGTCGATAATTACGGCAACGAATACGAGCAAGACGAAATCCAAAGCTATAACTTTGCTCTGGGCCTTATGTTCTTACCGGAGGATATTATAGGCGACACCGGCAGCGAGCCCGTAGGTACGGTGACGATCGACACCGACGGAACCGTTCGTGTCGTCGGCAATGTGACCCGCTTTACGCTGACAGCCACAACCCCCGAAGGGAAGCGGGTATCCTCCGACGTTTACGTTTATAAGAAACAAAAAATCGATGAAGAGGAATAA
- a CDS encoding PAS domain-containing sensor histidine kinase, translating to MNKKEQTAHPEVIGQYVDDLLQQIDAHIADSAFRTELKQSLKQLSDLKFALDESSIVAVTDQRGKIQYVNDKFCEISKYERHELLGRDHRIINSGYHGKTFMKDLWDTISSGRIWRGEIKNRAKDGSYYWVNTTIVPFLDKNGQPYQYLAIRNEVTQLKKVEQELQQMMTHVMQVQENERKRFSRELHDGIGQSLFSLLIQIDRLLVDHQSSELADLRNSAAAIIEEVRGLAWELRPSVLDDLGVVPAIRTYIDNYSRHYGIEVDFECSLRKRLEGNKETTIYRVIQEALTNIGKYADVSKASVKVREFATHIDVVVSDSGKGFIPDAYSSGVGLFSMEERARSVGGQLNIRSEPGQGTTVTLTVPK from the coding sequence TTGAATAAGAAAGAACAGACGGCGCATCCTGAAGTGATCGGCCAATATGTAGACGATCTGCTGCAGCAGATCGATGCCCATATAGCGGATTCGGCGTTCCGTACGGAGCTCAAGCAGTCGCTCAAGCAGCTCTCCGATTTGAAATTCGCGCTGGATGAATCCTCCATCGTAGCCGTCACCGACCAGCGCGGTAAAATTCAATACGTGAACGATAAATTTTGCGAAATATCCAAATATGAGCGGCATGAACTGCTCGGACGGGACCACCGGATCATCAACTCCGGTTATCATGGCAAAACATTCATGAAAGATCTATGGGATACGATTTCTTCCGGCCGCATATGGAGAGGCGAGATCAAGAACAGGGCCAAAGACGGAAGTTATTATTGGGTCAACACGACCATCGTTCCTTTTCTTGACAAGAACGGGCAGCCCTACCAATACCTTGCGATCCGCAATGAAGTGACCCAATTGAAAAAGGTCGAGCAGGAGCTGCAGCAAATGATGACCCATGTCATGCAGGTGCAGGAAAACGAACGCAAGCGATTTTCACGCGAGCTTCATGACGGGATCGGACAAAGCTTGTTTTCTTTGCTTATTCAAATCGACAGGCTTCTTGTCGATCATCAGAGCTCCGAGCTCGCCGACCTTCGCAACAGCGCTGCAGCCATTATCGAGGAGGTCCGCGGTTTGGCCTGGGAGCTTCGGCCCTCCGTTCTCGACGATCTGGGCGTCGTTCCGGCCATTCGTACCTACATCGATAATTATTCCCGGCATTACGGAATTGAGGTCGATTTCGAATGCAGCTTGCGCAAGCGGCTGGAGGGCAACAAAGAAACGACCATTTATCGCGTCATTCAGGAGGCGCTCACGAATATCGGCAAATACGCCGATGTATCCAAGGCTTCCGTTAAAGTTCGGGAATTCGCAACGCATATCGATGTTGTCGTCAGCGATAGCGGCAAAGGTTTCATCCCGGACGCCTATTCCTCGGGCGTAGGTTTGTTCAGCATGGAAGAAAGAGCCCGGAGTGTCGGCGGCCAGCTGAACATCCGCTCCGAGCCCGGCCAGGGAACCACCGTAACGCTCACGGTACCTAAATAA